The following coding sequences are from one Panicum hallii strain FIL2 chromosome 5, PHallii_v3.1, whole genome shotgun sequence window:
- the LOC112895845 gene encoding translocase of chloroplast 159, chloroplastic: MATTTDAAAVAPVEEESPAPAAEAAAAAEGKPTKKFEAAAAAEEEKLEGQGEGFGGPEAENGEGEGAGGGGDGGEVEEAEEDGKGGSSGAAEADKDDFGGEAVAAPAPAVESKSETGESVEASLASPDASEGDEKDGLREQEEEEEGAALDAKAVDKVADSAESAVSEEKLVPEDDKAEEVCSGTGDGGELGNEKEIDFSAESMEVTKPEDKVAPVAEANAELDDKKGASDDVVSPGGEEALEESTNKGADVEEEAAKPEPASEASPVVLTDGSEEEPPPACAGSVVEDSPEIGQNAKDQAAASEAPKESTNKGADVDDDDESAKPEPASEMSPVVVNDVSEEEPAPACANSVVEDSPEKGQNAENQAAASEALKESTNMDSDLEYEDAEPQPDSEASPVVVNDGSAEEPAPASADSVLEDSPEKEQNAEDQAAASEAVEDVGAKKLTEVESAAAAPELAPESSNENNGADETEGDAEVADHEEEAGDSDIIEAEAVADDEDGVGNEADEDEDGANSDTSPARVAILESSEAAKQIMKELAEGSSSGSVSGSKDFNDSMDGQIMLDDSEDDEDDDGDEKGFDSAALAALLKAATGGSSDGKISVASQDGSRIFTMDRPAGLGSSATSLRPTAPRQPARSNPYSPSELAVTADPTEEMTEEEKKLHDKVELIRVKFLRLVYRLGATPEETVAAQVLYRLSLAEGIRHGRQTNRAFSLDNARRKALILEAEGKEDLDFSCNILVLGKIGVGKSATINSIFGEEKTRTDAFSSATTNVREIVGDVDGVKIRIIDTPGLRPNVMDQGSNRKVLSAVKKFTKKCPPDIVLYVDRLDSMSRDLNDLPLLKTITAVLGSSIWFNAIVALTHAASAPPEGLNGAPMTYEVLMAQRSHIIQQSIRQAAGDMRLMNPVALVENHPSCRRNREGQKVLPNGQSWRHQMLLLCYSSKILSEANSLLKLQDPNPGKLFGFRFRSPPLPFLLSSLLQSRAHPKLSAEQGGNEGDSDIELDDYSDVEQDDDEEEYDQLPPFKPLTKAQLLRLTKEQKNAYFDEYDYRVKLLQKKQWKDEIRRLKEMKRRGKTDLDDDYGYANITGENDQDPPPENVSVPLPDMVLPPSFDCDNPTYRYRFLEPTSTVLARPVLDAHGWDHDCGYDGVSVEETLAILNRFPANVAVQVTKDKKEFSIHLDSSIAAKHGDNASSLAGFDIQTVGRQLAYILRGETKIKNIKKNKTTGGFSVTFLGDIVATGLKVEDQLSLGKRLSLVASTGMMKAQGDTAYGANLEARLKDKDYPIGQSLSTLGLSLMKWRRDLALGANLQSQFPIGRGSKVAVRLGLNNKLSGQITIRTSTSEQVQIALLGLVPVAASIYRSFRPSEPSFAY; this comes from the exons ATGGCCACCACCACTGACGCCGCCGCAGTCGCGCCCGTGGAAGAAGAGAGCCCCGCCCCGGCGGCGGAggctgcggccgccgccgagGGGAAGCCGACCAAAAAATTCGAGGCGGCGGCTGCCGCCGAGGAGGAGAAATTGGAGGGGCAAGGTGAGGGGTTTGGGGGTCCGGAGGCCGAGAACGGCGAGGGGGAGGGTGCCGGAGGAGGGGGTGACGGCGGGGAGGTGGAAGAGGCGGAGGAGGATGGTAAAGGTGGGAGctcgggcgcggcggaggccgaCAAGGATGATTTCGGCGGGGAAGCTGTGGCGGCGCCCGCGCCAGCCGTGGAGTCCAAGTCGGAGACCGGAGAATCGGTGGAGGCTTCTCTGGCTTCCCCTGATGCGTCGGAAGGTGATGAGAAGGATGGATTGcgggagcaggaggaggaggaagaaggtgctgCGTTAGATGCCAAGGCTGTGGATAAGGTAGCGGATTCCGCGGAGTCGGCAGTGTCCGAGGAGAAGCTGGTACCGGAAGATGACAAGGCCGAGGAGGTATGTTCTGGGACTGGAGATGGTGGCGAATTGGGCAATGAGAAGGAGATTGATTTCTCTGCTGAGAGCATGGAGGTGACCAAACCAGAGGATAAGGTAGCCCCTGTTGCTGAAGCTAATGCCGAATTAGATGACAAGAAGGGAGCCAGTGATGATGTGGTGTCTCCGGGAGGTGAAGAAGCCCTGGAAGAATCAACTAACAAGGGTGCTGACGTTGAAGAGGAGGCTGCCAAGCCCGAGCCAGCCAGTGAAGCGAGTCCAGTG GTTCTGACTGATGGAAGCGAAGAGGAGCCTCCTCCTGCATGTGCAGGCAGTGTGGTTGAGGACAGCCCTGAGATAGGGCAGAATGCTAAAGACCAGGCTGCTGCCAGTGAAGCCCCGAAAGAATCAACTAACAAGGGTGCTGATGTTGACGATGATGACGAGTCCGCCAAGCCTGAACCAGCCAGCGAGATGAGTCCAGTG GTTGTGAATGATGTAAGCGAAGAGGAGCCTGCTCCTGCATGTGCAAacagtgtggttgaggatagcCCTGAGAAAGGGCAGAATGCTGAAAACCAGGCTGCTGCCAGTGAAGCCCTGAAAGAATCAACTAACATGGATTCTGATCTTGAATATGAAGACGCCGAGCCTCAGCCAGACAGTGAGGCGAGTCCAGTG GTTGTGAATGATGGAAGTGCAGAGGAGCCTGCTCCTGCATCTGCAGACAGTGTGCTTGAGGATAGCCCAGAGAAAGAGCAGAATGCTGAAGACCAGGCTGCTGCCAGTGAAGCTGTGGAAGATGTTGGTGCCAAGAAACTCACAGAGGTTGaaagtgctgctgctgctccagaGTTGGCGCCAGAATCAAGCAATGAAAATAATGGTGCTGatgagactgaaggtgatgctgaGGTTGCTGATCATGAAGAGGAGGCTGGTGACAGTGACATAATTGAGGCGGAGGCTGTGGCAGATGATGAGGATGGGGTTGGCAACGAGGctgatgaggatgaggatggggCAAACTCTGACACGAGTCCCGCACGGGTTGCTATCTTAGAGAGCTCTGAAGCTGCAAAGCAGATCATGAAGGAGCTTGCGGAAGGATCCTCTAGTGGTAGTGTGTCTGGCTCAAAAGACTTCAATGATAGCATGGATGGGCAGATTATGCTTGATGAttcagaggatgatgaggatgatgatGGGGATGAGAAGGGATTTGATTCTGCTGCCCTGGCCGCCCTTCTGAAAGCGGCGACCGGTGGATCGTCAGATGGGAAGATCTCAGTTGCTTCCCAAGATGGTTCTAGAATATTCACCATGGATCGACCTGCTGGTCTGGGTTCATCGGCAACATCTCTAAGGCCTACTGCTCCTCGACAACCTGCCAGGTCAAACCCATATAGCCCCTCGGAGCTTGCAGTTACCGCTGATCCTACCGAAGAGATGACCGAGGAAGAGAAGAAGTTGCATGACAAAGTTGAGTTGATAAGGGTGAAGTTTCTGCGTCTGGTTTACAGGTTGGGAGCTACTCCTGAAGAAACAGTAGCAGCACAAGTGTTGTACCGTTTGAGCCTTGCTGAGGGTATTCGGCACGGAAGGCAGACCAACCGAGCTTTCAGCCTTGATAATGCACGGAGGAAAGCCTTAATTCTTGAAGCAGAGGGAAAAGAGGATCTGGACTTCTCATGCAACATACTTGTTCTTGGAAAGATTGGAGTTGGCAAAAGTGCAACCATCAATTCTATTTTTGGTGAAGAGAAGACCAGAACTGATGCCTTTAGCTCAGCTACCACCAATGTACGAGAAATTGTTGGTGATGTGGATGGCGTCAAGATTAGAATCATTGATACACCAGGCCTTCGACCCAATGTGATGGACCAAGGATCAAACAGAAAGGTTCTCTCTGCTGTCAAGAAATTTACCAAGAAATGTCCCCCAGATATTGTTCTCTATGTTGATCGTCTGGATAGTATGAGCCGTGATCTCAATGATTTGCCTCTTCTCAAAACCATTACTGCTGTTCTTGGTTCATCCATATGGTTCAACGCCATTGTTGCGCTCACTCATGCTGCCTCTGCTCCTCCTGAAGGCCTCAATGGTGCTCCCATGACATATGAGGTCTTGATGGCTCAGAGATCCCACATCATCCAGCAATCCATCAGGCAGGCTGCAGGAGATATGCGTTTGATGAACCCAGTAGCCCTTGTTGAGAACCATCCTTCTTGCCGGAGGAACCGCGAGGGCCAGAAAGTGCTTCCCAATGGCCAAAGCTGGAGGCATCAGATGCTGCTTTTGTGCTACTCCTCAAAGATATTATCAGAAGCCAACTCACTTCTGAAGCTTCAGGACCCTAATCCTGGGAAGCTTTTTGGGTTCCGTTTCCGCTCCCCACCTCTTCCCTTCCTGCTCTCCTCACTCTTGCAGTCAAGAGCCCACCCCAAACTTTCTGCTGAGCAGGGTGGCAATGAAGGTGATTCTGATATTGAATTGGATGATTATTCTGATGTGGAgcaagatgatgatgaagaagaataTGATCAGCTTCCACCCTTCAAGCCCTTGACCAAAGCTCAGCTTCTGAGGCTCACAAAGGAGCAGAAGAATGCTTATTTTGATGAGTATGACTACAGGGTCAAGCTTCTCCAGAAGAAACAATGGAAGGATGAGATCCGCAGGTTAAAGGAGATGAAGAGGAGGGGAAAAACTGATCTGGATGATGATTATGGGTATGCTAATATCACTGGTGAGAATGATCAGGACCCTCCTCCAGAGAATGTATCAGTTCCCTTACCTGATATGGTGCTGCCCCCTTCATTTGATTGCGACAATCCCACATACCGGTACCGCTTTCTGGAGCCAACTTCAACTGTCCTAGCAAGGCCTGTTTTAGATGCGCATGGGTGGGATCATGACTGTGGTTATGATGGAGTAAGCGTTGAAGAGACACTAGCTATCCTTAATCGGTTCCCAGCAAATGTAGCAGTTCAGGTCACCAAGGACAAGAAGGAATTCAGCATCCATTTAGACTCTTCCATTGCAGCAAAGCATGGGGATAATGCCTCATCGCTTGCTGGTTTTGATATCCAGACTGTCGGGCGGCAGCTTGCATATATTCTCCGTGGTGAGACCAAAATCAAGAATATCAAGAAGAACAAGACCACTGGAGGATTCTCAGTAACTTTCCTGGGAGACATTGTGGCAACTGGACTGAAGGTCGAGGATCAGCTCTCCCTTGGGAAGAGGCTGTCACTAGTTGCAAGCACTGGTATGATGAAAGCCCAAGGGGATACTGCATATGGAGCTAACTTGGAGGCACGCCTGAAAGACAAAGACTACCCAATTGGCCAGTCCCTGTCAACTTTGGGTCTTTCTCTGATGAAGTGGCGCCGGGACCTCGCTTTGGGTGCTAACTTGCAGTCACAGTTCCCCATCGGAAGGGGCTCGAAGGTGGCGGTCCGACTTGGTCTGAACAACAAGCTGAGTGGGCAGATCACCATCAGGACAAGCACCTCAGAGCAGGTTCAGATTGCGCTTTTGGGTCTCGTGCCGGTTGCAGCTTCCATCTACCGGAGCTTCCGGCCCAGTGAACCGTCGTTTGCTTATTAG